A section of the Engraulis encrasicolus isolate BLACKSEA-1 chromosome 8, IST_EnEncr_1.0, whole genome shotgun sequence genome encodes:
- the LOC134453509 gene encoding uncharacterized protein LOC134453509, with protein MASEGQSRGRQACGRRIRAWFLACIVCASCRDRAPQETAEERRARRRAEKERRRQQRRDRCSRLLPDCLSFFRRRRPSTTTTTTTNSAAAPEDDEEVHPSEVCTYPGYVDLDGMLNAANSAWDPMPLKSYRAISAVKIKEPRQQDGSLVYATKASVWRARPLLQWEKVPLRPALVPTRPPPPPPLLLVSPAPLLVSPPPPPPSLAPLSPLPLAPTATETQAVGLHRRSWGGWGGVCRVWGDVCWLKVVLWGICYQLKEWVKNKMFDFGCRRLGANEFFAEKVDFIRSWLCDWLPGDITETFQMC; from the coding sequence atggcctCAGAAGGCCAGAGTAGAGGGAGGCAGGCATGTGGCCGGCGGATCCGTGCCTGGTTCCTGGCCTGCATTGTGTGTGCCAGCTGCAGGGACAGAGCACCGCAGGAGAccgctgaggagaggagggcacggaggagagcagagaaggagcGCAGAAGGCAGCAGCGCAGGGACAGGTGCAGTAGGCTGCTGCCTGATTGTCTCTCCTTCTTCCGCAGACGCCgcccttccaccaccaccaccaccaccaccaactcagcagcagcacctgaggatgatgaggaggtgcACCCTAGCGAGGTGTGCACCTACCCAGGGTACGTGGACCTTGATGGGATGCTGAACGCGGCCAACAGCGCCTGGGATCCCATGCCCCTGAAATCCTACCGTGCCATCAGTGCGGTGAAGATCAAAGAGCCTCGGCAGCAGGACGGCTCCCTGGTCTACGCCACCAAGGCCAGCGTGTGGAGAGCTAGACCACTCCTGCAATGGGAGAAGGTGCCACTGCGACCAGCCCTGGTGCCAACacgaccacccccacccccaccgctaCTACTGGTGTCCCCAGCGCCACTGCTGGTGTCCCCTCCGCCCCCTCCACCCTCACTGGCCCCGCTGTCCCCACTGCCACTTGCCCCCACTGCCACTGAAACTCAGGCCGTTGGGTTGCATCGTCGGTCGTGGGGAGGTTGGGGAGGTGTCTGTCGGGTGTGGGGAGATGTCTGTTGGCTCAAGGTTGTCTTGTGGGGAATTTGCTATCAGCTCAAAGAGTGGGTAAAGAATAAGATGTTCGACTTCGGCTGCAGACGGCTGGGGGCCAACGAGTTCTTTGCAGAGAAGGTGGACTTCATCAGGAGCTGGCTGTGTGACTGGTTGCCAGGCGACATCACAGAGACATTTCAGATGTGTTGA